Proteins encoded by one window of Anguilla rostrata isolate EN2019 chromosome 9, ASM1855537v3, whole genome shotgun sequence:
- the zcchc10 gene encoding zinc finger CCHC domain-containing protein 10 — MATPMHRIIARRQAEANKQHVRCQKCLEFGHWTYECTGKRKYLHRPSRTVQMKQKMKETETATAVVPGPGKEGSSEKKVKKKRPKDSSSSGSSSSSSSSSSDTDSSSSDSSSDSEDSSSSSSDGSSSSDDDSSSGSSSSSSSSDSDSDSSGSSSDQGPPKKKKKKK, encoded by the exons ATGGCGACGCCCATGCACAGGATAATTGCTCGTAGGCAGGC GGAGGCGAATAAACAACATGTTCGCTGTCAAAAGTGCTTGGAATTCGGACACTGGACATACGAGTGTACTGGGAAAAGGAAGTACCTACACAGACCCTCCAGAACAGTACAGATGAAACAGAAGATGAAAGAAACGGAGACCGCAACGGCAGTGGTGCCTGG ACCAGGAAAGGAAGGGTCCAGTGAGAAAAAAGTGAAGAAGAAAAG GCCGAAGGACTCGAGTAGCTctggctccagctccagcagctccagcagcagcagcgacaCGGACAGCTCCTCCTCCGACTCCTCCTCGGATAGCGAGGACTCCTCCAGCTCGTCCTCggacggcagcagcagcagcgacgacgacagcagcagcggcagctccagctcgtcctcgtcctccgaCTCCGACTCCGACTCCAGCGGCAGCAGCTCCGACCAGGGtccaccaaagaagaagaaaaagaagaagtag